The DNA segment TTAAAATCAACAATCCTACCAATAACAACAATTGATGGTGAAGTAAAACCTTTTAGCCTAATATTCTCTACTAGGTTTTTTAATTCTGAAATTAAGCATTTTTGATTATTCAAAGTTGCTTCTTGAATAACAGCACATTTGGTATTTTTATCCAAACCACCTAAAATTAATTCACTAACAATAAATTCAATATTTCTTATTCCCATATAAATTACTAAACCATCAGATGATTGAGATAATGCTCTCCAGTTAACATTCTTTTTATCCTTATTTATATGTTCATGACCTGTCACGAAAGTTATTGAGCTGCCTGCTTCTCGATGAGTTAATGGAATTCCATAATAAGTAGGAGCCGCTATACCTGAAGTTATACCTGGTACTATTTCGATTGAAATCCCATTTTTTTCTAAGAAAGATACTTCTTCACCTCCTCTTGAAAAAACAAATGGATCTCCTCCTTTGAGTCTTA comes from the Prochlorococcus marinus str. MIT 9515 genome and includes:
- the cobA gene encoding uroporphyrinogen-III C-methyltransferase encodes the protein MEINVPGIVYLVGAGPGDPELLTLKALRLIKSCDVLVHDALISAEIIKETNKKAEIFNVGKRAGKCSVPQSDTNSLILKLAKEGKTVVRLKGGDPFVFSRGGEEVSFLEKNGISIEIVPGITSGIAAPTYYGIPLTHREAGSSITFVTGHEHINKDKKNVNWRALSQSSDGLVIYMGIRNIEFIVSELILGGLDKNTKCAVIQEATLNNQKCLISELKNLVENIRLKGFTSPSIVVIGRIVDFKVNNYITNLPNAFLTD